A stretch of Primulina tabacum isolate GXHZ01 chromosome 13, ASM2559414v2, whole genome shotgun sequence DNA encodes these proteins:
- the LOC142523014 gene encoding alkane hydroxylase MAH1-like yields MHLEILLAFLWFLGLWAWRNYKTLAWNWPLFGMLPSLLLNIGHIHEICTEILGKSRRMTFRFKGPWFASMEMLGTVDPANVHYIMSASFQNFPKGPKFKEIFDVLGEGIFNSDSDSWKYQRKIARALISHRRFYKYLVKISIEKVERGLIPVLEMVCRENKVVDLQDLFQRFTFDTTCALVTGYDPGCLSLDLPDVPFSKAMDEAEEAIFLRHVLPEWLWKLQRWLGIGSEKKMSRAWSVLDSVIGKYIAMKHEEIRKGAHSEEDENDVDRADLLAFYINGVDETRNQDFKCDDKFLRDTILNLMIAGRDTTSSALTWFMWLVSTHPKVEDRIRNELSSIISPPEEEGEKWRDFKVEEINKLVYMHGALCEALRLYPPVPFQHKEPLQKDILPSGHYVHPKMKVLFSLYAMGRMESIWGKDCLEFKPERWITERGTIKHEPSYKFLAFNAGPRTCLGKEVAFTQMKAVAATVIHNYEVRVAKGHNVSPNCSIILYMRDGLKVRVCKRWSSTI; encoded by the coding sequence ATGCATCTGGAAATTCTCTTGGCTTTTCTGTGGTTTCTTGGTTTGTGGGCATGGCGGAATTACAAGACTTTGGCCTGGAATTGGCCACTGTTTGGAATGTTACCGTCTCTTCTTCTTAACATTGGGCATATTCACGAAATTTGCACTGAGATTCTTGGAAAATCCAGGCGAATGACTTTTCGTTTCAAAGGGCCCTGGTTTGCGAGCATGGAGATGCTTGGAACTGTGGATCCAGCCAATGTGCACTATATCATGAGCGCAAGCTTTCAGAATTTCCCGAAAGGCCCGAAATTCAAAGAAATATTTGATGTTTTAGGAGAAGGGATTTTCAATTCCGATTCAGATTCCTGGAAGTATCAGCGGAAAATCGCGAGAGCCCTGATTAGTCACCGGCGGTTCTATAAATATTTGGTGAAGATAAGCATAGAAAAGGTGGAAAGAGGGCTGATTCCAGTTCTTGAGATGGTGTGTAGGGAAAATAAAGTGGTAGATTTGCAAGATTTGTTCCAGAGATTTACTTTCGACACTACTTGTGCTTTGGTAACAGGATACGATCCAGGGTGCTTATCTTTGGATTTGCCCGATGTCCCGTTTTCTAAAGCAATGGACGAAGCAGAAGAAGCAATTTTTCTTCGCCATGTTTTACCTGAATGGTTGTGGAAACTGCAGAGATGGCTCGGCATTGGATCGGAGAAGAAAATGAGTCGAGCTTGGAGCGTCTTGGACAGCGTCATAGGCAAGTATATAGCCATGAAACATGAAGAAATCAGAAAAGGAGCGCATTCGGAGGAGGACGAGAATGATGTAGATCGTGCAGATTTATTGGCATTTTATATAAATGGAGTCGACGAAACTCGAAACCAAGACTTCAAATGTGATGATAAGTTCTTGAGGGATACCATATTGAATTTAATGATTGCGGGGCGTGACACCACGAGCTCCGCTCTGACGTGGTTTATGTGGCTTGTTTCAACACATCCAAAAGTGGAAGATAGAATTAGGAATGAACTAAGTTCGATTATTTCACCCCCAGAAGAAGAAGGCGAAAAATGGCGAGATTTCAAGGTTGAAGAAATAAACAAATTGGTTTACATGCATGGAGCATTATGTGAAGCCCTAAGGCTATATCCACCGGTACCATTCCAACACAAGGAGCCTCTGCAGAAAGATATCCTTCCAAGTGGGCATTATGTGCATCCAAAGATGAAAGTTCTTTTTTCTTTGTATGCAATGGGGAGGATGGAATCCATATGGGGCAAAGATTGCCTCGAATTCAAGCCCGAGAGATGGATCACAGAACGTGGAACTATCAAGCACGAGCCATCTTACAAGTTCTTGGCTTTCAATGCCGGTCCAAGGACTTGTTTAGGAAAAGAGGTCGCTTTCACTCAAATGAAGGCCGTGGCTGCCACCGTGATACATAATTATGAGGTTCGGGTGGCGAAGGGCCACAACGTCTCGCCTAATTGCTCCATCATTCTCTACATGAGGGATGGATTGAAGGTTAGGGTTTGCAAAAGATGGTCTAGTACTATTTAA
- the LOC142523074 gene encoding uncharacterized protein LOC142523074 gives MVGVTLGLPGPWADSNYEPADHYSTKIGGLPDWPFPINTAIQALLLCNTCGRNLSLISQVYAPISSKDLNVEERIIYIFGCMVPQCDSHLWRALRVQKISSIEDSLPSFDDVDHTTVSSLSITETNWHDDLWSLQPREEHGDEIDDDIDLEELGRALSEAAHVAFTSKRQSNDNESSRKSLPTDQQAIDSKILVMPCFYIYNQEEKFVRKVASQNSNYLSPPVKMYEDNSEDHSNDETYEEENYEYDRALHADRTYLKFKKRVDEYPEQCFRYSYGGKPLLASGEAVDPGLCRFCGELRHYEMQLMPPLIYFLQEATDNPERTSLEKFDWMTLVVFTCSKSCLLSSCSGGCENWTIAEEEVVVQFE, from the exons ATGGTTGGAGTCACTTTAGGCCTGCCAGGTCCTTGGGCTGATAGTAATTATGAACCAGCTGATCATTACTCTACGAAAATTGGAGGACTTCCT GATTGGCCTTTTCCAATAAATACTGCAATACAAGCTTTGCTTCTGTGCAATACATGTGGAAGAAATCTTAGTCTCATTTCGCAG GTTTATGCTCCAATTTCTAGTAAAGATTTAAATGTAGAAGAGCGAATAATCTATATTTTTGGCTGTATGGTTCCTCAATGTGATAGCCATCT GTGGCGAGCACTTCGAGTTCAGAAGATTTCTAGCATAGAGGATTCATTACCTTCATTTGATGACGTGGACCACACAACAGTATCTTCTCTTTCTATTACAGAAACTAATTGGCATGATGATCTATGGTCACTCCAACCTAGAGAAGAGCATGGTGATGAAATTGATGATGACATAGATCTGGAGGAGTTGGGCAGGGCACTTTCCGAAGCTGCACATGTTGCTTTTACCAGTAAAAGGCAGAGTAACGATAATGAGTCCAGTAGAAAGTCTCTACCCACAGATCAACAAGCTATTGATTCTAAAATACTAG TTATGCCTTGCTTTTATATATACAACCAGGAAGAGAAATTTGTGAGAAAAGTTGCTtctcaaaattcaaattatctGTCACCGCCCGTCAAAATGTATGAAGATAACTCTGAAGATCATTCAAATGATGAAACATATGAAGAAGAGAATTATGAATATGATAGAGCCTTGCATGCTGATAGGACTTACCTTAAGTTTAAGAAACGAGTGGATGAATACCCAGAGCAGTGCTTcag ATATTCATATGGAGGGAAGCCCTTGTTGGCTTCTGGAGAGGCTGTCGATCCTGGGCTCTGCAGATTCTGTGGTGAACTGAGACACTATGAAATGCAGCTGATGCCCCCATTGATATACTTCTTGCAGGAAGCGACTGATAATCCAGAAAGAACATCGTTGGAAAAATTCGATTGGATGACTTTGGTAGTCTTTACGTGTTCCAAG AGCTGCTTGCTGTCTTCATGCTCTGGTGGCTGTGAGAATTGGACAATAGCTGAAGAGGAAGTAGTTGTTCAATTCGAGTAG
- the LOC142523303 gene encoding uncharacterized protein LOC142523303 codes for MEDRKEKNAPWLSVPQFGDWDQKGELPDYSMDFTKIREMRKQNKREPSRASLGNEEELVSSTTTNSNSAQHNQDYHHDHTPTARRSFFSCFNCCTKA; via the exons ATGGAAGATCGCAAAGAG AAGAATGCACCATGGCTATCTGTGCCACAATTTGGAGACTGGGACCAAAAGGGAGAGTTGCCCGACTACTCAATGGATTTCACAAAAATAAGAGAAATGAGGAAGCAGAATAAGAGGGAGCCATCAAGAGCTAGTCTTGGAAACGAGGAAGAGCTTGTCTCTTCGACCACCACAAATTCGAACAGCGCCCAACATAATCAAGATTATCATCACGATCACACTCCAACA GCAAGGAGGAGTTTCTTCAGTTGCTTCAACTGTTGCACAAAGGCCTAA